Proteins encoded within one genomic window of Gigantopelta aegis isolate Gae_Host chromosome 2, Gae_host_genome, whole genome shotgun sequence:
- the LOC121378618 gene encoding zinc transporter ZIP1-like, with translation MQREVDMEVVVAKIISLVVLTILTVLTGLCPLRILQNSPRFLHRNRQTIEYFLCGMHCFSGGIFLATCFLHLLPDTRGKIDAMMNNMGSRSTFAVPELLIMVGFYGIVFVEQFIQWMYLKAMESDKAWAMNKNYKVNSVSNTDNHLDVELNIETTSLHSEVVPDRIPDGIEGQSSENHEEDNDSDIHPAPFQELEVKKVVSEFHRNDFTNKGHFRLIVYIIALSFHGIFEGMTLALQSVESNVWSLCFAICVHRCVLAFKLGMDLCHSEEKQGTSWLCIGTFALISALGIVLGIVLSSGAMLYADVTVPEAILQSLATGTILYIVFFDILFKDLRGKDDMKRIGCSFVGFVLMSIVFAIITS, from the coding sequence ATGCAGAGAGAAGTGGATATGGAGGTAGTCGTAGCGAAGATCATCTCGCTGGTAGTACTCACGATACTCACCGTCCTCACGGGACTGTGTCCCTTGCGGATCTTGCAGAACTCCCCGCGGTTCCTTCACAGAAACAGGCAGACGATCGAGTATTTCCTCTGCGGAATGCACTGCTTCTCGGGAGGCATATTTTTAGCCACTTGTTTCCTACACCTACTGCCGGACACCCGCGGTAAGATCGACGCCATGATGAATAACATGGGGTCAAGGTCGACCTTCGCCGTTCCAGAACTCCTCATCATGGTCGGGTTCTACGGGATCGTATTCGTGGAGCAGTTCATTCAGTGGATGTACCTGAAGGCGATGGAGAGCGACAAGGCCTGGGCCATGAACAAAAACTACAAGGTCAATTCCGTATCAAACACCGACAACCATCTGGACGTGGAGCTTAACATTGAGACAACGAGTCTTCATTCCGAGGTTGTTCCGGACAGGATTCCGGATGGCATAGAAGGGCAGTCGTCAGAGAATCACGAGGAGGACAACGATTCGGATATCCATCCAGCCCCTTTTCAAGAGCTGGAGGTGAAGAAAGTGGTTTCGGAATTCCACAGAAATGATTTTACGAACAAAGGTCATTTCAGATTGATAGTCTACATAATTGCTTTGTCGTTTCACGGAATTTTCGAAGGGATGACTTTGGCGTTGCAGAGCGTTGAAAGCAACGTCTGGAGCTTGTGTTTCGCCATCTGTGTGCACAGGTGTGTGCTAGCCTTTAAGCTGGGCATGGACCTGTGTCACAGCGAAGAAAAACAAGGCACTTCTTGGTTGTGTATAGGGACCTTCGCTCTCATCTCTGCGTTGGGAATTGTTCTTGGAATTGTTCTGTCGTCTGGTGCTATGTTGTATGCTGACGTCACGGTTCCAGAAGCGATCTTGCAGAGCTTAGCAACAGGAACAATActgtatattgttttctttgacaTTTTGTTTAAGGACCTACGAGGCAAAGACGATATGAAACGAATAGGATGCTCCTTCGTTGGGTTTGTTTTAATGTCCATTGTCTTCGCTATTATAACGTCTTGA